The Nitrospirota bacterium region GTGCCCGTGGCCGGGTGAGATGAGGAGCTTTTCTTGTTGATTTCTTACTGCCACATGAGTATACTCTACCAGTATCCTTCAGCCCTGAAAGCTCCAAGGGGGACAGGCTATGAACCAGATGCCGGACGTGGGCCCTCTCATGCCCGAAATTTACCTTGCCGGTGCGGCCCTCCTCATCATGGTCGTGGACCTGGTGGTAAAACGGAAAGAGACCATCGCCGTTTTGAGCTTCCTGGTCACCATCGGCGTGGGCGTGAGCCTTCTTGCCGCCCGGGGTGTGGCCTTCGAGGGAATGTACGTGGCCGATGCCTACGGGGCCTTTTTCAAGCTTATCTTCCTGCTGACCCTGGGTCTCTCCATCCTCATCTCCATCAAGTACATCGCCGTGGAGCGGTCGAGTTTCGGGGAGTACTATAGCCTTCTGCTCTTTGCCACCCTGGGGATGATGCTCATGGCCTCCGCCGGAGACCTCATCGTCCTGTATCTCGGCCTCGAGCTGATGGCGCTTTCCACGTACGTCCTGACGGGTTTCATCCGGCACAACCGGAAATCCAACGAGGCGGCCATCAAGTACTTCCTTCTGGGCGCCTTCTCCTCCGCGATGCTGCTTTACGGCATATCCCTGACCTACGGGCTGACCGGTACAACGGACATCAGGGGCGTGGCTTCCTATATCGCCTCGGCCGGGCTGGCCACGAACGGGGCGCTTTTCGTGGCGGTGCTTCTCTTTGTGGTGGCCCTGGGGTACAAGATTGCGCTGGCTCCGTTTCACATGTGGGCGCCCGACGTGTATGAAGGCGCTCCCACCTCGATTACGGCCTACCTCTCCGTAGGGCCGAAGGCGGCGGCCCTGGCGGCACTGGGACGGGTCTTTCTCATCGGCTTCGGGGAGCTTCACGTGACGTGGGCCCATGTGCTGGTGCCGGTGGCCGTGCTGACCATGGCGGTGGGAAACGTCCTGGCCCTATCGCAGCACAACATCAAACGGATGCTTGCCTACTCCTCCATCGCCCACGCCGGCTACGCCTTGCTCGGTCTGGTCGCCGGAACGGCGGCGGGAGTGGCGGGGCTGATGAACTACATGTTCATCTACGCCTTCATGAACATCGGCGCCTTCGCGGTGGTCATCCTGTTGAGGCGGGAGGGCTATAACGGCGACTATATTTCCGACTACGAAGGGCTCTCCAAGACGCATCCGCTCCTGGCGGCCCTGATGCTGGTGTTCATGTTCTCCCTGACGGGCATACCGCCGACGGCGGGGTTCATGGCCAAGTTCTATGTCTTCATGGCCGCCATTAACGCCGGCTACACCTGGCTCGTGGTGGTTGCTCTCATCTTCAGCGTGGTCTCGGCCTACTTCTACCTCCGCATCGTCATGTACATGTATATGCGGGAGCCTCAGACCGAGGTCAAGCTGTCCACCTCGCCGGGCATCAACGTGGCCCTGGCCGTGACAACGGCTGCCGTCATCGTCCTGGGCATTCTGCCCTCCCGGGTCTCGGCGATTCTGGACGTTGCGAAGTCCGCCGCCGAGGGCTTCCTCCGCTGAGCGCCGCGGCTTAGGAATGAAAAAGGGCCGGAAGGCCCTTTTTTTGTGCGCGGTCCGCCCCGCCAGAGCGCCCGCCCTACTCGAACAGGTTGGCCAGAAGGTCCGTCTTTTCTCCGATGCGGCGGACGACGTCCTGCCTCTCCGCCCGAAGCTGGTCTATTTCCTCGGCCAGGTTGAACAGGGTCAGGACCATGGCCTTCGTGGGGGTGATGTGGGGGGCTTTGGCGAGAATCTCGTTCAATCTGCCTTCGATAAACCGGGCCAGCTCCCGGATGTGCTCGGCCGAGGCATCGCCCTTGATGGTGTATTTCTGACCCAGGATGTAGACGTCCGTGCCCGGCATGCTACCTGACCTCGATGGTCTCCAGCTCATTCAGGAGGTCGTTTATCTGGTCCTTGATGAGGTTCTTCTCCGAGCTGAGGACGCGTATCTGCTCGTCCCGCTCGCGCAGCTCGTTTTCGAGCTCCTTCACCCGTGCGTCCAGGGCGGCCTTCTCTTCCTTGAGCGTCTTGACTTTCTCTATGGCCGACGCAATCTTCTGCTCCAGGTCTTTCAGGGCCTCCATAGCGGGTTTTCCTCCTTGTGGCGTCTCCTCTCCCACGCCGGGGGTATCGTCGAATAAAGGTGCCATTGGTTTTTTTCGGGGCCAAGCCCGCTACAGTATATCAAAATTGTCCGGGGCCTGTCCGCCCCGGCCGAGCCGGTACCAGTAGTACGAAGTAAGGATGCGTTTCACATAGTTCCTCGTCTCCGAGAAAGGAATGTCCTCGATGAACTCGTCGTCCGCTTCGTAGCCCCCTTCAAGCCACTCCCTGACCCGGCCCGCTCCGGCGTTGTAAGCGGCCAGGGCCGCGGGGATGCTCTCGAACTCATTGAGAAGCCCCTTCAGGTACCGCGAGCCCAGGGTAATGTTGTTGCGGACGTCATAGATGGAGGCCGCGCCGTCCAGGCTCAAGCCCAGGCTCTTGGCGGTCCTCCGGGCCGTCCGGGGCATGAGCTGCATGAGCCCTATCGCCCCGGCGCTTGAACAGGCCTCGGGGTCGAAACGGCTCTCCTCCCGCATGAGGGAGAGGACGAGGAAAGGGTCCAGTCCGGACTTCCCCGAAACCTCCTGCACCGTCTTCCAGTAGGCCATGGGATAGACGACGGCGTCCGGCCGCATGGTCTCCGGCACCCGGGTGGTCAGGAGCATGGCCTCACGGTATTTTCCCAGTTGGACGAGCTTCCGGGCTATGTCCAGGACCTCCCGGGAGGAGCGGGCCGAGCCGGCCCGGGCCTTGAGCTCCCCGACCGCCTCCTCCCGGAGGCCGACTTCCATGAGGATGTCTATTCTTTCCATGGGCAGGGGGGTGGGGGCTTCCTTTTGCTTCTTCACGGAGGCCGAGGCATTCAGGACCTTCGTCTTTCTCCGGCTCAGGAAGCTGTAGTAATCGTCCTCTCCGAGTTCCGCGTAAAGGCGGGAGGCGTCCCCGCCCGTGCGCTCCAGGGCCCGGGCCTGCCAATACAGGTATTTGCTCGACGTGTGCTTCTCGTGAAGCTCCCGGAAGACATCGCGGGCCTTCGCATACTCTTTCGTCCTGTAAAGGGTCCACCCCTTGTACCAGAGGGCATCCTCTTCGAAGCGGGGAAACTGCTCGGCGACCCTGGAGAGAAAAAGAAGGGCCTCCTGCACGTCGCCTTTGCGGCGGATACCGTTGGCCTGGGCGATGAGGAGAGTGGCTGCTTGGTCGTCCTTTCGGGAGATAAGCTCGTCCAGGACCCTCTGAAAAGCCTCCTCCATGCCCACCCTCAGGTAGGCCCGTGCGGCCAGGGGGAGATTTCCCACCTTCTCCAGTATCCGGCCGGCCTGGTGATACTTCTTCTGCATGAAAAGGACGAAGCCGAGCCTCCCCAGGACCTCCTTGCGGGGCAGGTCCGTATCCTTACGGAGAAGCTCCCGCAGGATTCCCTCCGCCCGCCCGTAGTTCCTGTTTTCCCTGAAGGCCAAGGCTCGCCTGAAAAGCTCTTCCTCCGTCAACGCGCTGTCCTCAAGGAGCGCGTAGGCCTCTTCGGAGACCGGACATGCCTCTATGTAGAGGTTCTTCAGGACCCGATCGGCCTCCCCGGTGCGGCCCCTCTTCTTCAGAAGCCCGCCGTAGCGGAGGCGCATATCCGTATCCGAGGGGTAGTCCGCCGTGTAGGACTTCATGAGCTCAAGGGTGCGGTCCCAGTCCCCGGCCTCGGCACTCAGAATCTCCGTCTTTCGTGCCTCCTGCATGAGCGGCGTCTGCGGATAGTCCTCGAGGAGCTTGCCCACCGCGGCCAGGGCCTCCTCGTGCCTTCCCATCTCCTGAAGGGCCCGGGCCGAGTACAGGAGGGCATAGTCCCCCACGGCCGGGAGGTCGGCTGCGGCTTTTGTGAGATAGGGCAGGGCGTCCTCCGCCCTGTTTTCCTTCAGGAGGCCTGCACCCCGGCGCAGCGCCTCCTTCGCCTCATCCGGGGATGCCCGGAGAGGGGAAGACGCAAGACAAGCCTGCAGAAAAATGCAGAGAAAAAGGAAGCATAGCGGCCTTACGCCTTTCATGCGCCAATCTCCAGAAGCTCCCGGCCGGTGGACTGGGCCAGGCCCCGGTGAGCGACGCCTCCCCGGTACGTGTTGAGCGCGGTCCTCAGAGCCCCGTCTTCACGGATGGCCCTTTCGGGCCCCAGTGCGGCCAGCCGCCTGAGATAAGGCAGGGTGCTGTTTGTAAGGGCCAGGGTGGAGGTGCGCGGGTAGGCCCCCGGCATGTTGGCCACGGCGTAATGAAGGATGCCGCTTACATCGTAGACGGGCTCATCGTGCGTGGTCGGCCTGGTGGTCTCCACGCAGCCGCCCTGGTCCACCGCAACATCGACGATGACGGAGCCGGCCTTCATGAGGGAGACCATCTCCCTGCTGACCAGCATGGGAGCCCGCTTCCCCGCCACCAGGACCGCGCCCACCAGGATGTCGGCCTCCCTGATCTGTTTGCTGATATTGAACTGCGTGGCCGGGAGGGTCTCGATAATCCCGCGGAAGGTCCAGTCCAGCTCCTTCAGCCGGTCGATGCCTCTGTTCAGGACGGTAACGCGCATGCCGAGGCCCTGGGCCACCCGGGCCGCATTGGAGCCCACAACGCCGGCGCCCAAGATGACCGCCCGGGCCGGGAGCACACCCGTGGCCCCCGCCGGGAGCACGCCCGAGCCCCCGCGGGGCTTCTGGAGAAAAAAGGCCCCCATAAGAGCACTCATCCGTCCGGCTATCTCGCTCATGGGGGCAAGCAGGGGCAGGCCGCCCCGCTCCTCAAGGGTCTCATAGGCGAAGGCCGTGATGTTTTTCTGAAGAAGCAGGTCGGTAAGCTCGGGCTGGGCAGCCAGATGCAGGAAGGTCAGCAGGGCGGTTCCTTTCCCGAAAAAGCCGAACTCCTCGGGCAGGGGCTCTTTCACCTTGACGATGAGCCCGGCCTCGCCGAAGACCTGCTCCCTCTGGCAGAGCGTGGCCCCGGCCTGCTCGTACTCCTCGTCGCCGAAAGCGCTGCCCAGTCCCGCGCCTTTCTCGATGAGGACCCGGTGTCCGTCAGAGAGGAGCTCCGAGACTCCGCCCGGGGTTACCGCCACTCTGTACTCCTGGGCTTTGATCTCCCTGGGGACACCAATAACCATGGACTATATTAACAATACGAGCGGTACTTAGCAATGATAATCTGAAGTATCACTGGAAGTTCTTGGAAGCGTGCGATTTCTCGGAATTTTCCCTGTATCGAAGGGCTCCATGATGGGGTTTTCAGGAGACGGGAATGAGGATGGGAAAGTGGAGGCGGCGACCGGATTTGAACCGGTGAATGGAGGTTTTGCAGACCTCTCCCTTAGCCACTTGGGTACGCCGCCTGAAAAAAATGGAGCGGGTGGCGGGATTCGAACCCGTGACCCCAACCTTGGCAAGGTTGTGCTCTACCACTGAGCTACACCCGCTTACTCACTCAAGACCGGTACGCGCGCCGACCTTTCACGCGCACCCTT contains the following coding sequences:
- a CDS encoding NADH-quinone oxidoreductase subunit N; this translates as MNQMPDVGPLMPEIYLAGAALLIMVVDLVVKRKETIAVLSFLVTIGVGVSLLAARGVAFEGMYVADAYGAFFKLIFLLTLGLSILISIKYIAVERSSFGEYYSLLLFATLGMMLMASAGDLIVLYLGLELMALSTYVLTGFIRHNRKSNEAAIKYFLLGAFSSAMLLYGISLTYGLTGTTDIRGVASYIASAGLATNGALFVAVLLFVVALGYKIALAPFHMWAPDVYEGAPTSITAYLSVGPKAAALAALGRVFLIGFGELHVTWAHVLVPVAVLTMAVGNVLALSQHNIKRMLAYSSIAHAGYALLGLVAGTAAGVAGLMNYMFIYAFMNIGAFAVVILLRREGYNGDYISDYEGLSKTHPLLAALMLVFMFSLTGIPPTAGFMAKFYVFMAAINAGYTWLVVVALIFSVVSAYFYLRIVMYMYMREPQTEVKLSTSPGINVALAVTTAAVIVLGILPSRVSAILDVAKSAAEGFLR
- a CDS encoding cell division protein ZapA translates to MPGTDVYILGQKYTIKGDASAEHIRELARFIEGRLNEILAKAPHITPTKAMVLTLFNLAEEIDQLRAERQDVVRRIGEKTDLLANLFE
- the zapB gene encoding cell division protein ZapB produces the protein MEALKDLEQKIASAIEKVKTLKEEKAALDARVKELENELRERDEQIRVLSSEKNLIKDQINDLLNELETIEVR
- a CDS encoding transglycosylase SLT domain-containing protein, whose protein sequence is MKGVRPLCFLFLCIFLQACLASSPLRASPDEAKEALRRGAGLLKENRAEDALPYLTKAAADLPAVGDYALLYSARALQEMGRHEEALAAVGKLLEDYPQTPLMQEARKTEILSAEAGDWDRTLELMKSYTADYPSDTDMRLRYGGLLKKRGRTGEADRVLKNLYIEACPVSEEAYALLEDSALTEEELFRRALAFRENRNYGRAEGILRELLRKDTDLPRKEVLGRLGFVLFMQKKYHQAGRILEKVGNLPLAARAYLRVGMEEAFQRVLDELISRKDDQAATLLIAQANGIRRKGDVQEALLFLSRVAEQFPRFEEDALWYKGWTLYRTKEYAKARDVFRELHEKHTSSKYLYWQARALERTGGDASRLYAELGEDDYYSFLSRRKTKVLNASASVKKQKEAPTPLPMERIDILMEVGLREEAVGELKARAGSARSSREVLDIARKLVQLGKYREAMLLTTRVPETMRPDAVVYPMAYWKTVQEVSGKSGLDPFLVLSLMREESRFDPEACSSAGAIGLMQLMPRTARRTAKSLGLSLDGAASIYDVRNNITLGSRYLKGLLNEFESIPAALAAYNAGAGRVREWLEGGYEADDEFIEDIPFSETRNYVKRILTSYYWYRLGRGGQAPDNFDIL
- the ald gene encoding alanine dehydrogenase, which gives rise to MVIGVPREIKAQEYRVAVTPGGVSELLSDGHRVLIEKGAGLGSAFGDEEYEQAGATLCQREQVFGEAGLIVKVKEPLPEEFGFFGKGTALLTFLHLAAQPELTDLLLQKNITAFAYETLEERGGLPLLAPMSEIAGRMSALMGAFFLQKPRGGSGVLPAGATGVLPARAVILGAGVVGSNAARVAQGLGMRVTVLNRGIDRLKELDWTFRGIIETLPATQFNISKQIREADILVGAVLVAGKRAPMLVSREMVSLMKAGSVIVDVAVDQGGCVETTRPTTHDEPVYDVSGILHYAVANMPGAYPRTSTLALTNSTLPYLRRLAALGPERAIREDGALRTALNTYRGGVAHRGLAQSTGRELLEIGA